A region from the Rhinoderma darwinii isolate aRhiDar2 chromosome 2, aRhiDar2.hap1, whole genome shotgun sequence genome encodes:
- the LOC142741617 gene encoding uncharacterized protein LOC142741617, translated as MKIMNRKHQTFCVDTNQELRNALDTWNLVEEDVLGACVPYFIQEKAAEDLFTYTDVFQKAILSNLLPSEYNAAMCRFFIRVIQYRRDAAHYLKEYMINVLCEHLKVEYMKGQYYSYAMTKKVIVWLSILHLEAVVGELRYNIVYEDFNAAIVDTLTEVTSLCATVNMPHILDMLPVLSRVVKDAPDQLSKETLCYAIRRLFGSIQEYIVKGGSCKVQLMKAISNMKANIYTWLPDVHAELQDSTKDALEFFTVPESSENQPTEPVNDELQTLPHAELLEKYREQVAAENKESEDTEKQRIEMNTLVTSLVSGRKITKDFLQFLLNALKNAEPKAKMTAAMFFNEALKHPRLIKQKYQECAIQHLLKIIEEDDNILCSIAMEALGNATTGATRLVESYKNKIIAHMEFRLSKTSNTKIIMAALRVLSSIIRRLKLSVLSRQFIKISREHMDYPDGEVQIVAINLLRDLTESCRLPLFGYFTDKVRSCIPTLLLKLHSDNQEIVAASTSSLQSCLSYIKGANIQGFFRTEISPNINDLKSIYSCLAHNYPKLMKTLLLQTPSYLVNSEDKEAVVRHVEFLKDAINHNVMKDLDLYRLSLALATLHCEGFSCNIRKATERVVSILATKWFYIGNANK; from the coding sequence atgaagatcatgaatagaaaacatcagacattctgtgtggacacaaatcaagagctcagaaatgctttggacacctggaatttggtggaagaagacgtcttaggagcctgtgtcccttatttcatccaggagaaggcggctgaagatctcttcacttatacggatgtgtttcagaaagccattctgagtaacCTGTTACCATCTgaatacaacgccgccatgtgccgcttcttcatcagagtcattcagtacagaagagacgcggcacactacctgaaggaatatatgatcaatgtgctatgtgagcacttgaaggtggagtacatgaagggacaatactattcctacgccatgactaagaaggttatcgtctggctgagcatcctccatctcgaagcggtggtcggggaactgagatacaacatcgtttatgaagatttcaatgctgccattgtcgacactttgacagaagtgacatctctgtgtgctacagtcaacatgccacacatcttggacatgctgccagtgctgagcCGAGTGGTTAAAGAcgctcctgaccaactatctaaggagacgttgtgctatgctataaggCGTTTATTCGGtagcatccaagaatatattgtgaagggtggcagctgcaaggtgcaacttatgaaggccataagcaacatgaaggccaacatttacacctggttgcctgatgtccatgctgagcttcaagactccaccaaagatgccctggaattctttactgtacccgagtcatcggaaaaccagccgaccgagccagtcaatgacgagttacagacccttcctcacgccgagctcctagaaaagtacagggagcaagtTGCTGCGGAAAATAAGGAATCGGAAGATACCGAGAAGCAGCGTATTGAGATGAACacgcttgtgacatctctggtttctggcaggaaaataacaaaagatttcctccagtttctgctcaatgccctgaagaatgcggaaccaaaggccaaaatgacagcagctatgttcttcaatgaggctttgaagcatccaagacttataaagcagaaataccaagagtgcgcaatccaacatctgctgaagatcatagaagaggacgataacatcttgtgcagcatcgccatggaggcactggggaatgccaccaccggagctacaagactggtggagagctacaagaataagatcattgcccacatggagtttagactgTCAAAAACCAGCAACaccaagatcatcatggcggcactgagggtgctgtcctccattatcagacgccttaagctttctgtcctcagtagacaattcattaaaatatcccgggagcatatggactatccggatggagaagtccagattgtggccataaacctgttaagagatctgacagagagctgccgccttccgctatttggatattttacagataaagtcaggagctgtataccaactttactcctaaaattacatagtgacaaccaggagatcgtagcagccagtacttcatctctgcagagctgcctctcctacataaaaggagccaacattcagggatttttccggacggaaatctctccaaacatcaatgacctgaaatccatctacagctgtctggctcataactatccaaaattgatgaagaccctGCTACTCCAGACcccaagctatctggtcaactcagaggacaaggaggccgtagtcagacatgttgaatttcttaaagatgccatcaaccataATGTCATGAAAGATCTGGACTTATATcgtctcagcctagctctggccacactgcactgcgaaggcttctcatgtaacatcagaaaagccactgaaagggtcgtctccatcctggccaccaagtggttttacatcggcaaTGCCAACAAATAg